The segment AAGGGGTTGGCCATAGACATATACGCCAAGAGGCCCATCCTATCCGCTGGGACGGGCGGGCTATCGGGGCCCGCCATAAAGCCGATAGCCCTGCGATGCGTCTATGAGATCAGGAGGGCCGTGGATCTGCCAATAATAGGATGCGGGGGGATATTGGATTGGGCCGATGCGATTGAGTTCCTGATGGCCGGGGCCAATGCGCTTGGGATCGGATCCGCCATATATTACAGGGATGTTTCGGTCTTCGGGGAAATATTGGAGGGCATGAAGCGGTTCATGCGGGAAAACGGATATCGAAGCGTGAAGGAACTCATCGGGCTGGCCCATCGGGCTTGATCCAAGGCACGATCGCCGGACCCATCTCCATTCGTTCGCAAGGACTAGTAAGGCTTTGACATGGGCCTTCCACGGGCCCTAGAACGCCTCCGGCCACCTCTTGTATATCGCGTATAGGATCGCCAACTGCACCGGTATGATCACCAAGGCCCTCACCAAGATCGTTGCGAAGGCCGATTCGAAGGAAGGGAAGAAGCCCATTTGCCAAGATGTGGCGGCGGCCACTGCATAGCCAACGATAGTGGCCAATGCGCTCAGCCACTTGAGCCTCTTGGCCAACAAGCCAACCAAGAAGTAAGCAGAGGAAAAGGCCGGAATGTCTATCAAGGGGACCTTGGCCGGCAGGCCCGCGAGGATCCCGATCATCATTCCCCCGATCGGTCCCGAGAGCGCCGCCCCAACGACGCCCGGCAAGCCCCTTAGGTCGATCACAAATGGTCCACCGATCGGTATCGCCAGCTGCATCGCCCTCAGGAGGAAAGCCAATCCTCCAAAAACAGCGCAATAGGCCAGCTGCCTTGAGGAGAGCGATGTCCCCATTTCCAAGTCCCAAGGTTGTGTAGGAGAATGTCTCCATTTTTAAAATTTGCGAGCGCCTTCTCCCCCTTCGCGCTAAGCGACGCGGTGGGTTAGCTCGTTCGCAGCCGATGCCCCCTCGAACCTCTTCAATACGAATTTGGTATTCGTGCCGACGATCCCCTTAACCTCCCTTATGGATTCCAAACATTCGTTAAGCTCGGCCATCGATCCCGCGATCAATTCAACCTCTATATCGTAATCCCCGCTCACCTCATAAACCTTGAGGACGCCCTTGATTGCCCCGATCTTCCTCGCGACGCTCGATGTATATACATTTGACTCGCATTTCACGGAGATCAGGGCCTCGATTGACTCGGGTATCACGGGCTTGAGCCTCCTCCCAGATACCCTCTCCGCCAGCTCCAATAGGTCCGCATCCCTATATCTCGTAATGGTCGGCCTGCTCTTTATGGCCTCGAGGATCTTCGATATCTGATCCTCGCTCAGCTTCACTCCGAGCCGCTCCAGCCTCGCTCTTATGACGCTCTTCCCCGCGTATTTGTCAACGACCAACTCTCTAGTCCTAGCGATCAGCTCTGGAGGGAATCCCTCATAGATGGAGGGATTTATTATAACGGCGGCAGTATGAACCCCGGCCTTATGGGAGAAGGCGTTGTCGCCAACTAGTGGTGCATGAGGGGGCAGGAAGATGCCGCTATAGCGCTCGACGAGCATCGAGAGGGGCTTTAGGCCGCTCAATTTCACCGTATCGATCCCATAATGGATCTTCAGGGCTGCAGCCACCTCTTGGAGGGAGGCTATGCCAGCCCTCTCGCCGAGGCCGTTGACGGTCACGTCGATTATCTTGGCCCCTCCCTCCATCGCCGCGAGGGAATTGGCGACTGCCATCCCGAGGTCGTTGTGGCAATGGGTTTCGAAAACCGCGTTCAAGGATTTGGATAGATCCTCGTAAAGGGCCTTGATCCTCCCCGGCGTCATAATGCCCACCGTATCCGCTATGCTGAGCCTATCCGCCCCTGCCTCCAAAGCGGAATTGAAGAGCTCCTTCAGGAAAGCGGGGTCGGCCCTCGTCCCGTCCTCGGCGGTGAACCTGACCTTTAGGCCATGGTCCTTCGCATATTTGACCGTTTCGTAGGCCAATTCCAAAGCGCGCTCCCTGCTGATCCGCAATTGTTGCTTTAGCCTCGTATCCGTGGCCCCTAAGAATATGCCAACGCTATCAACCCCACAATCTATCGCCTCCTGTATATCCGGTATCGAGGCCCTAGCGTGTCCCATGACCTCCGCCCCGAGGCCTAGCTCGCTTATCTTCTTCATCGCCTCCTTCACATCCCTCGATACGACCGGGTTTCCGGATTCTATTATATCGACGCCTATCTCATCGAGCCTCTGGGCTATCTCCAGCTTCTGTTCGATAGAGAAGGAAACTCCGGGCGTTTGCTCCCCCTCCCTTAGGGTGGAATCCAATATCATTACTTTTTTCTCCATATGGCCGCGCCTTCTCATGCAAAAATCGTACTTTAATATAAATATTTCGTATTTTTTATTTGAAAATCGTAAAAATAGGCTCGTTTCGAATGCTGATGCCGAACTGGTCGATGGCCCTAGGCATTTGGATTATATGATCTCTATCGATTCCGGGCGGATCTCAATCAAAGAGCCGCCCGGGGATAGGCAGAAAAGGGCATATTCAAGAGTTTTGGAATCGAGGACCATCGAAATGATATGGGGGTAAAACTGCGCCAATCTGAGGTGCGTTTGGAGATCGACGTCCGACATGAATACGCCTTGGCCCACATGGGAATGATACCAGCCGATTATCCGTCCTTGGATGTTGCCGGATAATATGCCATCCGCCACCCTTGCCAAGAACTCCGAGGAGAGGACGGAGTGATATTTCCAATCCCCATCCGAATCCCCCCGTATTGCGCTTGTTATCCAAAGCGTGTTGCCATGCAACCATCCCATCAAAAGGCCTATCCGCTCGAAAGGGGCTTTCACGTGATCGAATATGGCAGCGAGGGCCGATCGATTGAACCTTATGTTTAATGGATAACTCGTCCAGCCCGTCCCCATACGCCCCTCCTGCTCGGGGTTATCTCGCTGGGTTATAGTTTTTTATGAGCCAGAGTGGCTTAAACTCAGGGGTCCCATAGGCGGCGATTTACCAATGGAAGTCAAATTGTTGAGCCATACGCCGGATCCGGAGGGATTGATAGCCCTAGCCGCCAGATCCTGCGTATCCAAGAGGAGCGCCCATGAACTCTCCTCCGAGCCCAAGGAGGCCCTTAGGAGGAGCTTGAGCAGGGTCTTGGAATCGGGCCATGAATCGGTTATCGAGCATGCTTATTTCACCTTCAGCATAAAGGGCATCTCCAGAGCTTGCACCCATCAGCTCGTTAGGCATAGGATCGCCTCCTATTCCCAACAGAGCCAAAGATATGTGGACCTCCGGGGGGCTGGGTTCGTTATCCCGGAGAGCATCCGAAGGAGCGAGGAAGCCTTGAAGGCCTTCGAGGCCGCAATGAAAAGCTCGGCGGAGGCATATTCCAAGCTATTGGAGCTCGGGATCCCGCCCGAGGATGCTAGGTTCGTCCTCCCGAACGCCACGGCCACGAACATAGTGGTCACCATGAACGCTCGAGAATTGCTCCATTTCTTCGGCCTCAGATGTTGCCTTAAAGCCCAATGGGAGATAAGGGCCTTGGCGCAAGCCATGCTGGAGCTCGTGAGGGGCGTGGCGCCAACGATCTTCGAGAGGGCTGGGCCCTATTGCCTCTCCAAGGGCATCTGCTTCGAAGGGGACCGCGAGTGCCCGTTTTATGAAAGATATATCCTCAAGAGGGGTTGATCGATCGATACCCTACGCTTCGATCCTCCATATGGTCCCTCTTTGGGAATCCTCCAAGACGATCCCGAGGGACTTCAACCTAGCCCTTATGTTGTCGGCGGTATCCCAATCGCCCCTCCTCCTAGCAGCATCCCTAATATCCAATATAATGCGGATCAGCCCATCCACCAAGGCCCCGGGGGCCTCATCCTCGGAGAAGACCCCAAGGATCCTAGAGAACTTATCGAATGCCGACTTGGCCCTGGATATCACGACCTTATTGACTTCCCCGGCCATGTATTTCTCCAGCTCCCTGCATAGCGATATCACCGCGGCGATCGCCTCCGGCGTATTGAAGTCGTCATCCATCGCCTCCATGAACTCCCGCTCATTCTCCTCTATCTTCCTAATCATCTCCTCATCCCTAGGGCTGGCCTCGCCCTCGTTGGGCTCGATCGATCTCATCTTGGCCAAGAGGGAGCGAACCCTGTCCCTGATTGCCTTGGCCTGCTCCAAGCCCCTTTCATCGAAGTCGATGGGGCTCCTATAATGGCTCATCGCGTAGAATATCCTAAGGGCCTCCCAACCCCATCTCTCGAGCGCCTCCCTAATGGTTATGTAATTCTTCAAGGACTTCGCCATCTTCTCCCCCTTGATCATTAGGATCCCCGTATGAACCCAATATTTCACGAAGGGCTTCTTACCGGAGAAGGCCTCGGCTTGGGCTATCTCGGCCTCGTGATGTGGGAAGACCAGCTCTATTGCCCCGCCGTGTATATCGTATTGGGGTCCGAAATAGGTGTGCGATATGGCCGTGTCCTCTATATGCCACCCCGGCCTGCCCTTCCCCCAAGGGCTATCCCAGCACGGCTCCCCGGGCTTGGCGGGCTTCCAGAGCGCGAAGTCCGCGGGATCGCGCTTCTTTGGGCTCGGCTCTATCCTATGCCGCTTGAGGTCCTCCAAGTTCTGCCTCGATAATTTCCCATAATCCGGGAATTTTGAAATATCGAAGTATACCTCCCCATCCACTTCATAGGCGTAACCCTTATCCAAGAGGACCGAGATCTGCTCTATGATCTCCCGGATGTGCTCCGATGCCTTCGCGAAGAGGTTCACGCTGTTTATCCTGAGGGCGGCCATGTCTTTATAAAACTCCTCCGTGTACCTCCTCGAGAGCTCCAATGGATCCACGCCCTCCTCCTTGGCCCTCGCGATGATCTTATCATCCACGTCCGTTATGTTCATCAGGAAGAACAGGCTATATCCCTTGAACCTCAGGTATCTGGCCATAATATCGTACATGACGTATGTCCTAGCGTGTCCTATATGAGCCATATCGTATACGGTGGGACCGCATACGAACATCTTGACCCTGTTCCCATTGATCGGGATGAACTCCTCCTTCTCCCGCGACATCGTATTATATATCTTCAATGAGTTGCGCCCCAAGGGGTTATAGTTTATACTTCAGCTTCCTCAGGAGCGCCTTCCTCTCCTCTATCTCCTTCGCCCCCTCCACGCCCTTCGTCCTCTGGCCATCTATCACGCCGAGTATGCCGCGCCCTTGGGCGCTCTCTGCTATGATCACTTCCAAGGGGTTGGCGGTGGCGCAGTAGATCGCGCAAACCTCCGGAACGGCCTTCACCTTATCCATGACGTTTATGGGGAATGCCCCCTTCAGCAATATGACGAAGCAGTGACCGGCCGCGAGTTCCGATGCGATCCTTATGGCCAAGGACCTAAGCTCCTCATCCGTGCCCTCGTGGCGGACCAAACATGGTCCGGAGCTCTCGCAGAAGGCGATCCCGAACCTTATGCCGGGCATGGAGTTGACGAGCGCCTCATAAAGATCCTCCACGGTCTTTATGAAGTGCGATTGCCCAAGTATGATGTTGCATCCCTCCGGGGGCTCTATCCTGTGGACCTTTATCGCTATCTCCCCGCTCACCTTTCCCACCCTCCGCAGATTTCCTTCGCTTCCCAAGGGAATCCAGAGGAGCCGGTTTTAAGAGGCTTTCGGGTTAAGCGCCGATCCGGATAAGGCCTTAATCGCTCCGGGATGGGGCTCTATGAGATCAGCAAGAGCTCTTGGGGGAAGAGCTTCCCCGTCGCGGCCCTGACCTTTCCATTCTCGAAGATGAATACATCCTCAACCCTCACCCCACCGAGCTTCGGGTCGTATAGCCCCGGCTCTATCGTGAATACGTGCCCATCCCTGAAGGCATAATCCTCCCCGCGGCGCAGGAAAGGCCTTTCCCCGATCGAGAGGCCCACCCCATGCCCCAAGGAGTGGATGAAGCCCCTCTTGGGGATTGCGATGCTATCGGCGCGCTTCCTCGCGGTTTCGAAGCCATTCCTTTCGAAAAACTCGCATACGGAGTCCATCGCCTCGCCGGCCCTCCCGCCGTCCTCTATGACATCCTTGGCCAAGCCTTGGGCCTCAACAACGAGGGAATGCATCCTTTCGATCTCCGCTGATCTGCCAACGAGCGCGGTCCTCGTCATATCATAGAAATAGCCATCTCCGCCCTTGGGGAAGAGATCGATCACTATGGGATCTCCCCTCTTGATCGGATCCCCCTTGGAGCCCGGGTAATGCGGATCGGAGGCCCTCCTCCCGGCGGAGATTATGAATCCCTCCGAAGGTATTAGGTCCCTCTCCACCAATTCGGCCATCGCAAGGGATTTCAAATCCCCGACCCTGAGGGGTTTGCCCTTATGGTGCAATGAGTTCCCCTTGATACGGCATTCCCCGAGGAGCTCGTAAATGGATTCAAATACCTTGGCGACGGAGCGCCCGAGCTCCGATATCCTCCTGCGCTCTCCCCTCACCTTTAGCTCCCTTAAGGAATCCAGCAGGGATGGATATCCCTCCACTATCACCTTAAAGCCCTTCCCGCTCAGCCTCTCCCAGATCCTTAGGGATGCGGAGAAATCTTCCTTGGCGTAAATCGCCACCTCCCCGGAAATCCCGTGGCGCTTGAGTAGCTCCTCGATCGATAGTGCGATCACATCGGCGGCGCTTCCGGACGATGCTTGGCCCACCAGCTCCGGAAATGTTATGACGTCCCCCGGGAACCCCCTCGAGGCCACGCCATAATCCACTTGGCTTACGATCAAAACTGGATCGCGGTTCAAGGCCTTGAAGAATAAGCCGCCCCTAGGCACCGATATCCTAGCCAAATAGCAGAAGTTCGGGTTGGAGCAGGATTCGCCATATGCGATCACCGCCCCAAAGCCCCTCCCCTCCATCTCCGCCTCCAACCTCTCGTAGATCTCCATGGCGATCCACCTTTGCTCGGCGAATCGGGGGTCCATGGCCCAAGACCGTAATTAGTTAGGATATATCGGGCCCAAAGGAGAGCCATTCCCAGCGACGTTCTCAGGTCCTTCGTGGGACGAGCCTAGCGCCGTAGTATTGCGGCGAATCCGATTCCGATAAATGTCGCTCTATCTCCAGCAACCTGTTGTACTTCGCCGTCCTCTCGCCCCTAGCCGGGGCCCCCGCCTTTATCTGACCTGCGCCCAATCCAACCGCCAGATCGGCTATGGCCGTATCCTCGGTCTCCCCGGAGCGATGGCTGATCACGCACCTATACCCGAGAGCATTTGCGTCCGATACGACGTCGATCGTCTCCGAAAGGGTCCCTATTTGGTTCATCTTTATCAGGATCGCATTTGCCGCGCCTATCTCGGCGCCCCTCCTGAGCCTTTCCCTATTGGTGACGAAGAGATCGTCGCCGACTATCTGGACGTACCCAAGCCTCTTGGTCAAGGAGGAGAATCCCTCGAAATCCTCCTCATCGAGTGGATCCTCGATCGAGAAGATCGGATATTCCTTGACGAGGTCCTCATAGAGCGATATGAGTCCCTCCCTATCCATGAATTCGCCATCGACCGCGTACATGCCGGAGGCCCTATCGTAGAACGAGGAGGCGGCGGAGTCCAAGGCGAGAGCCACGTCCCTGCCCGCCCTCATCCCGGCGGCTTCTATGGCCTCGAGGAGCGCGTCCAAGGCCTCCCTAGCGCTCTTGAGGTTCGGCGCGAAGCCGCCCTCATCCCCCACGTTTATGGAGCTCGGTCCATGCTTCTTCCTCAGGAGCTCCTTGAGGGCCATGTAGATCTCGCAACCAGCCCTGAGCGCATCGGAGAACCTTTTGAACCCTATGGGGGCTATCATGAACTCTTGGAAGGAGAGCTCGTTGCCGGCGTGCTTCCCGCCATTTATCAAGTTCATCAAGGGCACGGGCATGGTCCTAGCCGAGATCCCGCCCAAGTACTCGTATAGGGGCACGCCCCTTGTATCGGCCGCGGCCTTGGCGACGGCCAACGAAACGCCCAAAATGGCATTGGCCCCCAAGTTGGATTTATCCTCGGTCCCATCCAATTCGATCATCTTCAGGTCTATGGCCCTTTGGAGGGAGGAGTTCATCCCCCTTATGGCCGGGGCTATCTTCCTATTGACATTCTCCACGGCCCTCAGGACGCCCTTGCCCCGGAACCTAGCCGGGTCCCCATCCCTCAGCTCCACGGCCTCATGGGCCCCCTTCGAGGCCCCCGAGGGGACGAGCGCCTTGCCGAGGCCTCCCCCGCGAGTTAATACTTCAACCATGAGCGTGGGATTGCCCCTCGAGTCCAAGACCTCCATGGCATTTACCTCGACTATCTCGAAATATTCGTCCCCATAGGCCAACAATTGGCATCGAGGCCAATTCTCGACTTTATAATAAAAGCTTTCCAAGGGCAAATGTTAAAAATGGCGATCCGCCCCTCCCAAGCTGATGAACAAGTGGGAGGAGCGTCTCCATCAATAAATAAAAGCGGTGAGCGCACTTGGGAATGCTCGAGGAGGCTAGGCTTCGTATTCGGGCATTTGATTCCCGGGATGTTTCCCTCGTATCGATATTTAGCGCCTTGATGGCCATTACCACCCTCTACGCCATCCCGCTCCCCTACGGGGGGATTACGCATTTCGGGAATACCGTCATGTGGACGGCCTCCATCCTATTCGGCGGGCTCATCGGGGGATTGGCCGGTGGGATCGGCGGGATGATAGCGGACCTCTTCCTCGGGGCCCACGTTTGGGCCCCCTTCACGCCCTTCTGCAAACTCGCCAGCGGATTGGCTTGCGGGTTGGTTTCCCGGGGGATCGAATCGATTGATAAAAGGGCCATCGCTAAGATCGTCCTCGCCGTGATCGCGGGCGCGATTGCGAACCGCCTAGCCTATGCCCCGGTATATTTCTTTCTGTTCGGATATGGAGCGATGGTATTATGGCTAATGGGCTTCTTCGCCCCCGGCCCAGCGCTCGTCACATATTTCGCCACCCCCATCATAGCCATATCCGTGATGAAGGCCTACCCGAGCGTGATCGCCTATAGGAGGGCCATACGGGATAGGATGGCCCGGATCAAGGCGGTTGAGGGTTGAATAGACGTGGGCTGGTGGGAGAGATTTGAGATAATCGATGCCCACGCCCATATCCATCCCCTTTCACCGGACTTCCGGGTTGCCTTGACGCTCGAGGAGCTCAGGGAGCTTATGCGCCAGTACCATTATAGCAAGGCCATAATAATGGATAGGGATAACGCCGCGATCTCAAAGGCGGTCAAGGGCTCCAAGGATCTCTTCGCGAACGTCTGGGTCAACCCGAGGGAGAAGGATTGCATTAGGGACTTGAAGGAATACTTGGGCATGGAGAACTTCGTGGGCATAAAGATGCATCCGCTCTTCGATGGATATACCCCAGATTCCCCAATAGTCCGCCCCGTGGCCAGCGTGGCCGAGGAGGCCGGGGTACCGATACAGTTCCATTGTGGCCATCCTCCCTTCAGCCTTCCTTGGAGCTACGAGCCGCTGGCTAGGGAGTTCCCGAACGTGAAGATCATCCTCCTGCACATGGGCCACGGCCATATAGTCTATATAAACGGTGCGATAGACGTGGCCGAGCGCAATCCGAACATATACTTGGAGACCAGCGGTATGCCGATGCATGCCAAGATCAAGGAGGCGGTGGAGCGCATTGGCGGGGATAGGGTGATCTATGGGGATGACGCGCCGTGCGGCCATCCCTCTTGGGAGCTTGAGAAAGTTCGGGCATCCGGTTTGGGCGAGGGGGACCTAAGGAAGGTCTTGGGGGAGAACGCCAAGAGGCTATATGGCTTGGATTAGCCGGAATGGTTGTTGATGCGGCGTTATGGAAATCCCGTCCCGCAGGGATCTATTGGGTTCCCTTCAATCTTCCATCTTCCCCTGAGCCCCATTGGAGAAGCTTTTAATTAGCCTTAGCTCAGCCATGCCATGCAGGGCGGCGGAATTGAGAATGGATCGAAGGGGCCCCAAGGAGGACAAGTTGACGGAGGCGATGGAGGCGATCCTAACGGCGCATCTCGAGGGAAAGGGGGCCTCTTCGATGGATGTGGCCAAGAGGATGGGATTACCGGTAGAGGAGGTTGAGGATTTGTTGAGGAGGGGCCAAGAGGATGGTCTCATCGCCTTGGAGGGGGGCCAGTATAGGCTGACCGAGAAAGGGATCGGAGCCGTAAGGGAACACCGGGTACAATTCGTCCACGAAAGGTATGGCCATGGAAGAGGGCCCCTCGGGTATTTGAGAAGGCTCTTGGAGGGCGATGTAGGGGATCTCCCCTCCCATCTTCAAACAAAGCATGAGATCGATGGGAAATCCATAGAGGAGATAAGTTCGACGAGGGGGGCCATAGAGGATGCGTTGCCGCTGTCGGAGTTGAGAGAGGGGGAGAGCGCGATCGTCCTATATCCCCTCGGGGGATTCGGCCTCAGGAGGAGGCTCATTGAGATGGGCCTCACCCCGGGGGCCGAGATCAAGGTCCTCAGGAGGGCGCCCTTCAGGGGTCCGATCGAGGTAGGGGTTCGCGGGACCTCTCTCGCGCTTGGGTTCGGCGTAGCCTCCAAGGTCATAGTAAAGCGCTTGGGGGCCTGAGGGCATGGCGAAGAGGGAGGCGACGATCGCCCTAGCCGGGAATGCGAATGTCGGGAAGAGCGTTATATTCAACCAATTAACCGGGGCGAGCCAGACGATAGGCAATTGGCCCGGGAAGACCGTCGAGAAGGCCGAGGGCACTCTATTCTTCATGGGAAGAGTCCTCAAGGTCATAGACCTGCCCGGGATATATTCGCTATCTACCTTCTCCATGGAGGAGATCATAGCCAGGGAGTACATAGCCACGGGCCGCCCGGATGTGATAGTGAATGTGGTTGACGCATCCTCATTGGAGAGGAACCTATACTTCACACTACAGCTCTTGGAGATGGAGGCACCCCTCATAATAGCCCTGAACCAAGTCGATTATGCCTCCAAGAAGGGCATAAAGATAGATGCCAAGAGGTTATCGGAGCTCCTAGGCGTCCCGGTCGTCCCTACGGTCGCGATAACGGGCGAGGGCATAGAGGAGCTCCTGAGGACCGTCGTCGATTACCTAGATGGCAAGATCAAGGTTTCGAGGAAGGTGTTTAAGGGCAGGGAGGTGGAGCGGGTCTTGAGCAAGCTCTCCAAGGCCATCGCCTCCGACCTCCCGGAGATGGCGAAGACCTATCCCCCAAGATGGATCGCCATAAAGCTCCTTGAGGGCGATGAGGACATAGAGGGGAGGGTGAGGTCCTATGAAAACGGCAATAGGATAATTGCGTTGGCCGAGGTCGCGAGGGAGGAGCTGGAGAACATCCACGGGGAGCCATCCCATGTGGTCATCGCGAGCGAGAGATATGGATTCGCGAATAGGATCGCGAAGGAGGTGACTCAATTCGCCCCAGCACCCAAGATCTCCATGGAGGAAAGGCTCAGCTATATAACGGCCCATAGGATCTTTGGCTACCCCATCCTATTGGCCGTCATGGTTTCCATATTTTGGATAGTATTTGTAGTGGGGGGTTACCTCTCGGAGATCTTCGATGACCTGTTCGAGGACCTCGTGATACCGTTCGGCAAAGGCATTATGGGGATGATCCTTCCGGAGGATATCGCAGAGTTGATCGCAAATGGCGTCCTAGCTGGCATAGGGGCCGGCGTTAGCATAGCCCTCCCCTTCATAATACCGTTCTATGCCCTATTAGCCGTATTGGAGGATTCCGGCTATTTGCCGAGGGCGGCCTTCCTGAC is part of the Candidatus Bathyarchaeia archaeon genome and harbors:
- the eno gene encoding phosphopyruvate hydratase, whose protein sequence is MLAYGDEYFEIVEVNAMEVLDSRGNPTLMVEVLTRGGGLGKALVPSGASKGAHEAVELRDGDPARFRGKGVLRAVENVNRKIAPAIRGMNSSLQRAIDLKMIELDGTEDKSNLGANAILGVSLAVAKAAADTRGVPLYEYLGGISARTMPVPLMNLINGGKHAGNELSFQEFMIAPIGFKRFSDALRAGCEIYMALKELLRKKHGPSSINVGDEGGFAPNLKSAREALDALLEAIEAAGMRAGRDVALALDSAASSFYDRASGMYAVDGEFMDREGLISLYEDLVKEYPIFSIEDPLDEEDFEGFSSLTKRLGYVQIVGDDLFVTNRERLRRGAEIGAANAILIKMNQIGTLSETIDVVSDANALGYRCVISHRSGETEDTAIADLAVGLGAGQIKAGAPARGERTAKYNRLLEIERHLSESDSPQYYGARLVPRRT
- the cysS gene encoding cysteine--tRNA ligase, translating into MKIYNTMSREKEEFIPINGNRVKMFVCGPTVYDMAHIGHARTYVMYDIMARYLRFKGYSLFFLMNITDVDDKIIARAKEEGVDPLELSRRYTEEFYKDMAALRINSVNLFAKASEHIREIIEQISVLLDKGYAYEVDGEVYFDISKFPDYGKLSRQNLEDLKRHRIEPSPKKRDPADFALWKPAKPGEPCWDSPWGKGRPGWHIEDTAISHTYFGPQYDIHGGAIELVFPHHEAEIAQAEAFSGKKPFVKYWVHTGILMIKGEKMAKSLKNYITIREALERWGWEALRIFYAMSHYRSPIDFDERGLEQAKAIRDRVRSLLAKMRSIEPNEGEASPRDEEMIRKIEENEREFMEAMDDDFNTPEAIAAVISLCRELEKYMAGEVNKVVISRAKSAFDKFSRILGVFSEDEAPGALVDGLIRIILDIRDAARRRGDWDTADNIRARLKSLGIVLEDSQRGTIWRIEA
- the lysS gene encoding homocitrate synthase codes for the protein MEKKVMILDSTLREGEQTPGVSFSIEQKLEIAQRLDEIGVDIIESGNPVVSRDVKEAMKKISELGLGAEVMGHARASIPDIQEAIDCGVDSVGIFLGATDTRLKQQLRISRERALELAYETVKYAKDHGLKVRFTAEDGTRADPAFLKELFNSALEAGADRLSIADTVGIMTPGRIKALYEDLSKSLNAVFETHCHNDLGMAVANSLAAMEGGAKIIDVTVNGLGERAGIASLQEVAAALKIHYGIDTVKLSGLKPLSMLVERYSGIFLPPHAPLVGDNAFSHKAGVHTAAVIINPSIYEGFPPELIARTRELVVDKYAGKSVIRARLERLGVKLSEDQISKILEAIKSRPTITRYRDADLLELAERVSGRRLKPVIPESIEALISVKCESNVYTSSVARKIGAIKGVLKVYEVSGDYDIEVELIAGSMAELNECLESIREVKGIVGTNTKFVLKRFEGASAANELTHRVA
- the feoB gene encoding ferrous iron transport protein B — protein: MAKREATIALAGNANVGKSVIFNQLTGASQTIGNWPGKTVEKAEGTLFFMGRVLKVIDLPGIYSLSTFSMEEIIAREYIATGRPDVIVNVVDASSLERNLYFTLQLLEMEAPLIIALNQVDYASKKGIKIDAKRLSELLGVPVVPTVAITGEGIEELLRTVVDYLDGKIKVSRKVFKGREVERVLSKLSKAIASDLPEMAKTYPPRWIAIKLLEGDEDIEGRVRSYENGNRIIALAEVAREELENIHGEPSHVVIASERYGFANRIAKEVTQFAPAPKISMEERLSYITAHRIFGYPILLAVMVSIFWIVFVVGGYLSEIFDDLFEDLVIPFGKGIMGMILPEDIAELIANGVLAGIGAGVSIALPFIIPFYALLAVLEDSGYLPRAAFLTDNLMHKIGLHGKAFIPLLLGFGCSVPACLACRIMERDRERFLAAFTAILIPCAARTVVIMGLVGAHLGLLPALGLYAFDLALALSVGRLAYRALPGEPMGLIMEMPPYRIPSLRVIIKKTWARTKSFAYIAFPYIVAGSLALEALVVMGWLDPFADAMAPLVVCWLGLPREAGVTLLFGILRKELTLILLATLAGTANYAEILSPIQMIVFSLVAMIYFPCISTVAALVKEFGWRKALLTALFDIGLAMLLGGLAFRILHLLL
- a CDS encoding amidohydrolase family protein; translation: MGWWERFEIIDAHAHIHPLSPDFRVALTLEELRELMRQYHYSKAIIMDRDNAAISKAVKGSKDLFANVWVNPREKDCIRDLKEYLGMENFVGIKMHPLFDGYTPDSPIVRPVASVAEEAGVPIQFHCGHPPFSLPWSYEPLAREFPNVKIILLHMGHGHIVYINGAIDVAERNPNIYLETSGMPMHAKIKEAVERIGGDRVIYGDDAPCGHPSWELEKVRASGLGEGDLRKVLGENAKRLYGLD
- the thyX gene encoding FAD-dependent thymidylate synthase, with product MEVKLLSHTPDPEGLIALAARSCVSKRSAHELSSEPKEALRRSLSRVLESGHESVIEHAYFTFSIKGISRACTHQLVRHRIASYSQQSQRYVDLRGAGFVIPESIRRSEEALKAFEAAMKSSAEAYSKLLELGIPPEDARFVLPNATATNIVVTMNARELLHFFGLRCCLKAQWEIRALAQAMLELVRGVAPTIFERAGPYCLSKGICFEGDRECPFYERYILKRG
- a CDS encoding M24 family metallopeptidase codes for the protein MDPRFAEQRWIAMEIYERLEAEMEGRGFGAVIAYGESCSNPNFCYLARISVPRGGLFFKALNRDPVLIVSQVDYGVASRGFPGDVITFPELVGQASSGSAADVIALSIEELLKRHGISGEVAIYAKEDFSASLRIWERLSGKGFKVIVEGYPSLLDSLRELKVRGERRRISELGRSVAKVFESIYELLGECRIKGNSLHHKGKPLRVGDLKSLAMAELVERDLIPSEGFIISAGRRASDPHYPGSKGDPIKRGDPIVIDLFPKGGDGYFYDMTRTALVGRSAEIERMHSLVVEAQGLAKDVIEDGGRAGEAMDSVCEFFERNGFETARKRADSIAIPKRGFIHSLGHGVGLSIGERPFLRRGEDYAFRDGHVFTIEPGLYDPKLGGVRVEDVFIFENGKVRAATGKLFPQELLLIS
- a CDS encoding FeoA family protein; its protein translation is MDRRGPKEDKLTEAMEAILTAHLEGKGASSMDVAKRMGLPVEEVEDLLRRGQEDGLIALEGGQYRLTEKGIGAVREHRVQFVHERYGHGRGPLGYLRRLLEGDVGDLPSHLQTKHEIDGKSIEEISSTRGAIEDALPLSELREGESAIVLYPLGGFGLRRRLIEMGLTPGAEIKVLRRAPFRGPIEVGVRGTSLALGFGVASKVIVKRLGA
- a CDS encoding adenosine-specific kinase; this translates as MAIKVHRIEPPEGCNIILGQSHFIKTVEDLYEALVNSMPGIRFGIAFCESSGPCLVRHEGTDEELRSLAIRIASELAAGHCFVILLKGAFPINVMDKVKAVPEVCAIYCATANPLEVIIAESAQGRGILGVIDGQRTKGVEGAKEIEERKALLRKLKYKL
- a CDS encoding ECF transporter S component; amino-acid sequence: MLEEARLRIRAFDSRDVSLVSIFSALMAITTLYAIPLPYGGITHFGNTVMWTASILFGGLIGGLAGGIGGMIADLFLGAHVWAPFTPFCKLASGLACGLVSRGIESIDKRAIAKIVLAVIAGAIANRLAYAPVYFFLFGYGAMVLWLMGFFAPGPALVTYFATPIIAISVMKAYPSVIAYRRAIRDRMARIKAVEG